Proteins found in one Trueperaceae bacterium genomic segment:
- a CDS encoding pyridoxal-phosphate dependent enzyme, translating to MQAASTTEGAAPERVTAPIRERIDRVPRVRFNDLPTPVQRAARLSEELGIDLWIKRDDVAETFGGNKSRTLEFRLAEALAMDPDPLILTVEGISNTAPATAKVCNRLGVPLLLVLRDQPETTLQGNLFLSHLFGVEVRRFHGAGLAAAYPAVDAIAEELRSQGRNPVVFNRVPSFFGYGPTLAYLEATLEVYEAEPDLRPDHVYITSTGKSQAGVLAGSALLGYGARVVGVTPHGKPDVAKILASVSDVAERLGLEVSVSEADVHTDTRQLAGGYGVLTDEAADALLRVARAEGLLLDPDRTAKTMASLLADVADGVIGPGETVLFFHTGGVASLFAHADELLSRAGVSW from the coding sequence ATGCAAGCCGCATCGACGACCGAAGGCGCCGCGCCAGAGCGGGTCACCGCTCCCATCCGCGAGCGGATCGACCGGGTGCCGCGGGTCAGGTTCAACGACCTCCCCACGCCCGTCCAGCGCGCCGCGCGGCTATCGGAGGAGCTCGGCATCGACCTGTGGATCAAGCGCGACGACGTCGCGGAGACCTTCGGGGGGAACAAGAGCCGCACGCTCGAGTTCCGGCTGGCCGAGGCCCTCGCCATGGACCCCGACCCGCTGATCCTCACGGTCGAGGGCATCTCCAACACGGCGCCGGCCACCGCCAAGGTCTGCAACAGGCTCGGCGTGCCGCTGCTCCTGGTGCTGCGCGACCAGCCCGAGACGACCCTGCAGGGCAACCTCTTCCTCAGCCACCTCTTCGGCGTCGAGGTGAGGCGGTTCCACGGGGCCGGCCTGGCCGCGGCCTACCCGGCGGTCGACGCGATCGCCGAGGAGCTGCGGTCGCAGGGGCGGAACCCTGTCGTGTTCAACCGCGTCCCGAGCTTCTTCGGCTACGGGCCGACGCTCGCCTACCTGGAGGCCACGCTGGAGGTCTACGAGGCCGAGCCGGACCTGAGGCCGGACCACGTGTACATCACCTCGACGGGCAAGAGCCAGGCGGGGGTCCTCGCCGGCAGCGCCCTCCTCGGCTACGGCGCGCGGGTCGTGGGCGTGACGCCGCACGGCAAGCCGGACGTCGCGAAGATCCTCGCGTCGGTGAGCGACGTGGCGGAGCGGCTGGGCCTCGAGGTGAGCGTCTCGGAGGCGGACGTCCACACGGACACGCGCCAGCTCGCCGGCGGCTACGGCGTGCTGACCGACGAGGCCGCCGACGCTCTCCTGCGGGTCGCCCGCGCGGAGGGCCTCCTGCTGGACCCCGACCGCACGGCCAAGACGATGGCGTCGCTGCTCGCCGACGTCGCCGACGGCGTGATCGGGCCGGGCGAGACGGTCCTGTTCTTCCACACCGGCGGCGTGGCCTCGCTGTTCGCGCACGCCGACGAGCTGCTGAGCCGAGCGGGGGTCTCCTGGTGA